One region of Turicibacter bilis genomic DNA includes:
- a CDS encoding ABC transporter permease encodes MKKRYLATLLIILSVISVFIGASEVTLSAILNGDSHQLYILFVSRIPRLLSVCVTGIGMSICGLIMQQLTRNKFVSPTTAATMDFAKLGMLIAMVFFAGASLVHKMLFAFICSLFGTFLFMGIMKQVKFQNSLFIPLIGMMLGNVVNSITSFIAYQFDLVQNISSWAQGDFTNIMKGNYELLYLSIPLVVVAFLYANKFTIAGMGEDFSTNLGLNHKWIVNVGLTIVALITSVIIITIGSIPFIGLIVPNVVSMYLGDNLKHSLGHTALLGVVFLLICDVIGRLVIYPYEVSIGLTVGIIGSVIFLYMLMRRDSNASA; translated from the coding sequence TTGAAGAAGAGATATTTAGCAACTTTGCTTATCATCTTATCCGTCATTTCCGTGTTTATTGGAGCCAGTGAAGTGACACTATCAGCAATTTTAAATGGCGATAGTCATCAATTATATATTTTATTTGTCAGTCGTATACCACGTTTATTAAGTGTTTGTGTAACTGGGATTGGAATGAGTATCTGCGGTTTAATTATGCAGCAGCTGACAAGAAATAAATTTGTTTCACCAACGACAGCAGCAACGATGGATTTTGCAAAGTTAGGAATGTTAATTGCAATGGTATTCTTTGCAGGGGCTTCACTCGTCCATAAGATGCTGTTTGCTTTTATTTGTTCATTATTTGGAACATTTTTATTTATGGGGATTATGAAGCAAGTAAAATTTCAAAATTCCTTATTTATTCCGTTAATCGGGATGATGCTTGGAAATGTCGTCAATTCGATCACAAGCTTTATTGCTTATCAGTTTGATCTTGTACAAAATATTTCTTCTTGGGCACAGGGAGATTTCACGAACATCATGAAAGGAAATTATGAGTTACTTTATTTAAGTATTCCTCTTGTTGTTGTCGCTTTCTTATATGCCAATAAATTTACGATTGCTGGGATGGGAGAAGATTTTTCAACTAATCTAGGGCTTAATCATAAATGGATTGTCAATGTAGGATTAACGATTGTCGCTTTAATTACATCGGTAATCATTATTACCATTGGATCGATTCCGTTTATCGGATTAATTGTTCCAAATGTTGTATCGATGTACTTAGGCGATAACTTAAAACATAGTTTAGGACATACTGCATTACTAGGAGTAGTATTCTTACTGATTTGCGATGTCATTGGACGCTTAGTCATTTATCCATATGAAGTATCGATTGGATTAACTGTTGGGATTATCGGAAGTGTCATTTTCTTATACATGTTGATGAGGAGGGATTCAAATGCGTCGGCATAA
- a CDS encoding helix-turn-helix domain-containing protein — translation MKQETINESNKVGLYGQRVYHYVEQNFDRQLKLEDVASYFHLNKCYFCSVLKKELGKTFSQIVNEVRVEKSKELLREGNLSTLSIALSVGFNNQNYFNMTFKKLTGMTPLQYRKIAHPNEKEA, via the coding sequence ATGAAGCAAGAAACTATAAATGAGTCTAATAAAGTAGGTTTATATGGACAGCGTGTCTACCACTATGTAGAGCAAAATTTTGATCGTCAATTAAAACTTGAAGATGTTGCAAGTTATTTTCACTTGAATAAATGCTATTTTTGTTCTGTTTTAAAAAAAGAGTTAGGAAAGACATTTTCACAAATTGTGAATGAAGTTCGAGTTGAAAAAAGCAAAGAGCTATTAAGAGAAGGAAATCTCTCAACATTATCAATTGCTCTATCAGTAGGATTTAATAATCAAAATTACTTTAATATGACATTTAAAAAACTAACAGGAATGACTCCTTTACAGTATCGTAAAATTGCTCATCCCAACGAAAAAGAGGCGTAA
- a CDS encoding alkaline phosphatase family protein, producing the protein MKKKLLLISLDAMIGKDIEILKILPTFAPILEKASIVKSVETVYPSMTYTAHASIVSGTYPEKHGVITNEVFTPLMNKAPWYELRTQNKAQILPELAQENGYSAFINSWPTLVGANVDYVIQRAGIHYPKEEQESEIRKNSNAVLTQEMWDYCAEAWTLPNYYSTDKFSALASKYVINRYQPDLTLMHMTLPDHYRHSHGVLSEKLVDAYKYLDDMLAIVVDELKAQGLYEQTTFVFCSDHGQVDIDMSVNANKLLIENGLLTVDEEGNMTDWQVYVQSSAVSAHVYLKDPTDQQLTDKVYQLLNENRELLYIEHIFTREQVKKTYRLDGNFTFVLEAKEGSSFGFNIMADYQNPIMNEDYRVSRGTHGHIPSKGEQPCLILSGPGVLEGKELSVAKVVDIAPTCAAILGFEMPEADGRVLREILVD; encoded by the coding sequence ATGAAGAAAAAATTATTATTAATTTCCTTAGACGCCATGATTGGTAAAGATATTGAAATTTTAAAAATTTTACCGACATTCGCCCCGATTTTAGAAAAAGCATCAATTGTTAAGTCAGTTGAAACAGTTTATCCATCAATGACTTATACAGCACATGCCTCGATTGTATCAGGAACTTATCCAGAAAAGCATGGTGTTATTACAAATGAAGTGTTCACACCATTAATGAATAAAGCACCTTGGTATGAATTACGTACACAAAACAAAGCTCAAATTTTACCTGAGTTGGCGCAAGAAAATGGATATTCAGCATTCATTAATAGTTGGCCAACTTTAGTAGGAGCTAACGTAGACTATGTTATTCAACGTGCAGGGATTCATTATCCAAAAGAAGAACAAGAATCAGAAATTCGCAAAAACTCAAATGCTGTTTTAACACAAGAAATGTGGGATTACTGTGCGGAAGCATGGACATTACCAAATTACTATTCAACAGATAAATTCTCTGCATTAGCTTCAAAATATGTGATTAATCGCTATCAGCCAGATTTAACATTAATGCATATGACATTACCAGATCATTATCGTCATTCACATGGTGTATTATCTGAAAAGCTAGTAGATGCTTATAAGTATTTAGATGATATGTTAGCTATTGTTGTGGATGAATTAAAAGCTCAAGGATTATACGAGCAAACAACATTTGTATTTTGTTCAGACCACGGTCAAGTAGATATTGATATGAGCGTTAATGCCAATAAATTATTAATTGAAAATGGATTGTTAACAGTAGATGAAGAAGGAAACATGACAGATTGGCAAGTCTATGTTCAATCAAGTGCTGTTTCTGCTCATGTTTATTTAAAAGATCCAACTGATCAACAGTTAACAGATAAAGTGTATCAATTATTAAATGAAAATCGTGAGTTATTATATATTGAGCATATCTTTACTCGTGAGCAAGTGAAGAAAACATATCGTTTAGATGGAAACTTCACCTTTGTTTTAGAAGCAAAAGAAGGATCTTCATTTGGATTTAATATTATGGCGGATTACCAAAATCCTATCATGAATGAAGATTACCGTGTAAGTCGTGGGACACATGGTCATATTCCAAGTAAAGGAGAACAGCCATGTTTAATTTTAAGTGGTCCAGGAGTATTAGAAGGAAAAGAACTTTCTGTTGCTAAAGTTGTGGATATTGCTCCAACATGTGCAGCTATTTTAGGATTTGAAATGCCTGAAGCAGATGGACGTGTGTTACGAGAAATTTTAGTTGATTAA
- the hslO gene encoding Hsp33 family molecular chaperone HslO — protein MKDYLVKALAFDDQIRAFAISSTNLVEEGRRRHGCWPTASAALGRTLTVAAMMGSQLKGEETITIRINGNGPIGSIIVDADSKGIVRGYVTNPEVHFQYNSGKLNVGMAVGTDGQLSVTKDLGLKDYFTGQVPLQTGEIGDDFTYYFAVSEQVPSAVGVGVLVDPDNSVRAAGGFIVQVMPGATEETLTKLETALANIKPVSTMIDEGYTPEAILEAIFGKDEVRILDRHDVHFECKCSKEKFETGIMSLGKDEIQAMIDEDNGAEAVCHFCMERYQFTAEELEELKNR, from the coding sequence ATGAAAGATTATTTAGTAAAAGCTTTAGCCTTTGATGATCAAATTCGTGCGTTTGCAATTAGTTCAACGAATTTAGTTGAAGAAGGGCGCCGTCGTCATGGATGTTGGCCAACAGCATCTGCTGCATTAGGTCGTACTTTAACAGTTGCAGCGATGATGGGAAGTCAATTAAAAGGTGAAGAAACAATTACAATTCGTATTAACGGGAACGGGCCCATCGGATCAATCATTGTTGATGCAGATTCAAAAGGAATCGTTCGTGGATACGTAACAAACCCAGAGGTTCATTTCCAATATAATTCAGGAAAATTAAATGTTGGAATGGCTGTTGGAACAGATGGACAATTATCAGTAACAAAAGATTTAGGATTAAAAGATTACTTCACAGGACAAGTTCCATTACAAACAGGTGAAATAGGTGATGATTTCACTTATTATTTTGCAGTATCTGAGCAAGTACCATCTGCAGTTGGAGTTGGGGTTTTAGTTGATCCAGATAACTCTGTTCGTGCAGCAGGAGGATTCATTGTTCAAGTGATGCCAGGTGCAACAGAAGAAACACTAACTAAATTAGAAACAGCATTAGCTAATATCAAGCCAGTTTCTACAATGATTGATGAAGGATATACACCAGAAGCTATTTTAGAAGCGATTTTTGGTAAAGATGAAGTTCGTATTTTAGATCGTCATGATGTTCATTTTGAATGTAAATGTTCAAAAGAGAAATTTGAAACTGGAATCATGAGCTTAGGTAAAGATGAAATTCAAGCAATGATTGATGAGGATAATGGTGCAGAAGCAGTTTGTCACTTCTGTATGGAACGTTATCAATTTACAGCTGAGGAGTTAGAGGAATTAAAAAATAGATAA
- the ftsH gene encoding ATP-dependent zinc metalloprotease FtsH, translated as MPPINPKDKINSIKKKSSFNKKGPQSIGIYFILFIIVLGLYGFIFIEPEQTVIEEPTYNEFVTQIENENVLSMDARPIDGEDNKNLWTISGKMKVNGKETPYTIIVADTAYDKISDLAISHNVSLTNGVAPTIGKVWSFLSYAVLTVLFLGVIMFMFRSAQRGNNKAFDFGKSRAKLSKQEGISFDDVAGNDEEKEELVEVVDFLKSPAKYNEMGARVPKGILLVGPPGTGKTLLARAVAGEAGVPFYSISGSDFVEMFVGVGASRVRDMFQTAKKTAPCIIFIDEIDAVGRQRGAGMGGGHDEREQTLNQLLVEMDGFGPNSGIIVMAATNRPDVLDPALLRPGRFDRQITIGRPDVKGREAILRVHARNKRLAPEVRLEDIARRTPGFSGADLENLLNESALLAARDNRKQIQMKDVDEATDRVMMGPAKKSKVFSKKERRVVAYHEAGHAVVGIKLENAEVVHKVTIIPRGEAGGYALMLPEEETYLQTKQDLLDRITGLLAGRVSEEITFNEVTTGAHNDFQKATAIARAMVTEYGMSDLGPIQYEQRSGNVFLGRDYNKDKNFSDHLARQIDEEIHKIISECYNRCRKVLLSNQDLVKLIAETLLQYETLTKEQIDELVEKGKLETTAYSVADSKEDKKQPKFKLVREGNYKLKSTLTVSKEKLPIIDLTKE; from the coding sequence ATGCCGCCAATTAATCCAAAGGATAAGATTAATAGCATTAAAAAGAAAAGTAGTTTTAATAAAAAAGGTCCACAAAGTATTGGAATCTACTTCATTCTATTTATTATTGTTTTAGGATTATATGGATTTATATTTATTGAACCGGAACAAACAGTTATTGAAGAACCAACATATAATGAATTTGTTACACAAATTGAAAACGAGAATGTCCTTTCAATGGATGCTCGTCCAATCGATGGAGAAGATAATAAAAACTTATGGACTATTTCAGGTAAGATGAAAGTTAATGGGAAGGAAACTCCTTATACAATCATTGTAGCTGATACTGCTTATGATAAAATAAGTGACTTAGCTATTAGCCATAATGTTAGCTTAACAAATGGTGTAGCACCAACGATTGGTAAGGTATGGAGTTTCTTATCTTATGCTGTATTAACAGTATTATTCCTAGGGGTTATCATGTTCATGTTTAGATCAGCCCAACGCGGGAATAATAAAGCATTTGACTTCGGTAAGAGCCGTGCGAAGTTATCAAAACAAGAAGGGATTTCATTTGATGACGTAGCCGGAAATGATGAAGAAAAAGAAGAGTTAGTAGAAGTTGTGGACTTCTTAAAAAGCCCAGCTAAATATAATGAAATGGGTGCTCGTGTACCAAAAGGTATTTTATTAGTCGGGCCTCCAGGTACAGGTAAAACATTACTTGCTCGTGCCGTAGCTGGTGAAGCTGGTGTGCCATTCTATTCAATCTCAGGTTCAGATTTCGTTGAGATGTTCGTTGGGGTTGGAGCAAGCCGTGTTCGTGATATGTTCCAAACAGCTAAGAAAACAGCACCATGTATCATCTTTATTGATGAGATTGATGCTGTGGGTCGTCAACGTGGAGCTGGTATGGGTGGAGGACACGATGAGCGTGAACAAACATTGAACCAGTTACTTGTTGAAATGGATGGATTCGGTCCAAACTCTGGAATTATTGTTATGGCTGCAACAAACCGACCAGACGTATTAGATCCAGCTTTATTACGTCCAGGACGTTTTGACCGTCAAATTACAATTGGTCGTCCAGATGTAAAAGGACGTGAAGCAATTTTAAGAGTACATGCTCGTAATAAGCGTTTAGCACCTGAAGTACGTTTAGAGGATATCGCCCGTCGTACACCAGGATTTAGTGGTGCAGATTTAGAGAACTTATTAAATGAGTCAGCGTTATTAGCTGCTCGTGATAATCGTAAGCAAATTCAAATGAAAGACGTGGATGAAGCAACAGACCGCGTTATGATGGGACCTGCTAAAAAATCGAAAGTCTTCTCGAAGAAAGAGCGTCGTGTTGTTGCTTATCATGAAGCAGGACATGCTGTTGTTGGTATCAAACTTGAAAATGCTGAGGTTGTTCATAAAGTTACAATCATTCCTCGTGGTGAAGCAGGTGGTTATGCCTTAATGCTTCCTGAAGAGGAAACATATTTACAAACAAAACAAGATTTATTAGACCGTATTACTGGTTTACTTGCTGGACGTGTGTCAGAAGAAATTACATTTAATGAAGTAACAACAGGAGCTCATAATGACTTCCAAAAAGCTACAGCGATTGCACGTGCAATGGTAACAGAGTATGGGATGAGTGATTTAGGTCCAATCCAATACGAACAACGTAGTGGAAATGTCTTCTTAGGACGTGACTATAATAAAGATAAAAACTTCTCTGATCATTTAGCACGTCAAATTGATGAAGAAATTCATAAGATTATTAGTGAGTGTTATAATCGTTGTCGAAAAGTTTTACTATCAAATCAAGACTTAGTAAAATTAATTGCTGAGACATTATTACAATACGAAACATTAACTAAAGAACAAATTGATGAGTTAGTTGAAAAAGGGAAGTTAGAAACAACTGCTTATAGTGTAGCTGATTCAAAAGAAGATAAAAAACAACCTAAATTTAAGTTAGTTCGTGAAGGTAACTATAAGTTAAAATCAACCTTAACTGTTTCGAAAGAAAAGTTACCAATCATTGATTTAACAAAAGAATAA
- the hpt gene encoding hypoxanthine phosphoribosyltransferase: protein MKKMHNDIKEILFTTEQIEAKAAELAKQLEIDYADKKPILLGLLKGSIPFIGDLMKHMNIPVQIEFMDVSSYHGGTTSSGQVKILKDLDTSVENRHIIIVEDIVDTGFTLDKVIALLKHRGAASVEVVTMLDKPEGRVVVMEPKYIGFNIPKAFVVGYGLDYDEYYRNLPYVGILKEEVYMN from the coding sequence ATGAAAAAGATGCATAACGATATTAAAGAAATTTTATTTACAACTGAGCAAATTGAGGCCAAAGCAGCAGAATTAGCAAAACAATTAGAAATCGACTATGCGGATAAAAAACCAATTTTATTAGGTTTATTAAAAGGATCAATTCCTTTTATCGGAGATTTAATGAAACACATGAACATTCCAGTTCAAATCGAATTTATGGATGTTTCTAGCTATCACGGGGGAACAACTTCTTCTGGACAAGTTAAAATTTTAAAAGACTTAGATACTTCAGTGGAAAATCGTCATATCATCATTGTTGAGGATATCGTAGATACAGGGTTCACATTAGATAAAGTGATTGCGTTATTAAAACATCGTGGAGCAGCTTCAGTTGAGGTGGTAACAATGTTAGATAAACCAGAAGGACGCGTCGTTGTCATGGAACCTAAATATATTGGATTTAATATTCCAAAAGCATTCGTTGTAGGATACGGATTAGATTATGATGAGTATTATCGTAATTTACCATATGTAGGTATTCTTAAAGAAGAAGTCTATATGAATTAA
- the tilS gene encoding tRNA lysidine(34) synthetase TilS: protein MSYKEFEILMQKVILETIKKYNLFEKNNSVIVAVSGGADSMALLHFMKHFATTHQLRLIVAHVNHKKRENSELDEILVEQVSRAYDLPYEVYYLPKTNEVENFHEYARNKRYEFFKSVANDYGAGCLVTAHHADDQLETQLHRFLYQNIPSGLIGIEPTTINEGLKVVRPLIAVTKKQIYEYCEKEQVLFREDESNKSDVYTRNRIRKYIVPELVKESPSIYEHARMISEQLSEDEAYFSAQVDQLMSHVFQSEGTFEVSRSFLQELPPSLMRRLIKRILQKFTLKDIQTMHIEEIQKLIKNPKPNLMLTLPHQISCIIAYDVVKFSTIPLLEHDYEVVLSFDTRTVLPIGSVIKVSENKVDEKTEKSCINKVHLCYNEIELPLKVRTRRPGDRIQLMNDYGSKKVKEIMIENKIPRVLRDSWPIVTDANDQIIWIPLLKKSALCHRQVKGHVITIDYCHRGGNEKDA, encoded by the coding sequence ATGAGTTATAAGGAGTTTGAGATTTTAATGCAAAAGGTTATATTAGAGACGATAAAAAAATACAATTTATTTGAGAAAAACAACTCGGTTATTGTAGCTGTGTCGGGAGGTGCGGATTCGATGGCATTATTGCATTTCATGAAGCACTTTGCTACAACTCATCAACTACGTTTAATCGTGGCTCATGTTAACCATAAAAAACGAGAAAACTCAGAGTTAGATGAAATCTTAGTTGAACAAGTTTCACGTGCTTATGATCTTCCCTATGAGGTCTATTACTTACCTAAAACGAATGAGGTTGAAAACTTTCATGAATATGCGAGAAATAAACGTTATGAGTTCTTTAAGTCAGTAGCCAACGATTACGGGGCGGGATGTTTAGTGACAGCACATCACGCAGATGATCAACTAGAGACTCAGCTTCATCGGTTCTTATATCAAAATATTCCTAGTGGTTTAATTGGCATTGAACCAACGACTATAAATGAAGGATTAAAAGTTGTTCGACCTTTAATTGCTGTTACTAAGAAACAAATCTATGAATATTGTGAAAAAGAGCAAGTCTTGTTCAGGGAAGATGAATCTAATAAAAGTGATGTTTATACAAGAAATCGTATTAGAAAGTATATTGTTCCGGAGTTGGTGAAAGAAAGTCCATCTATTTATGAACATGCAAGGATGATTAGTGAGCAATTAAGTGAAGATGAAGCCTACTTTTCCGCACAAGTTGATCAATTAATGAGTCATGTTTTTCAAAGTGAAGGAACTTTTGAAGTCTCGCGAAGTTTTCTTCAAGAATTACCTCCAAGTTTAATGAGACGTCTTATTAAACGGATTTTACAGAAGTTTACACTCAAAGATATTCAAACGATGCATATTGAAGAAATTCAAAAACTTATTAAAAATCCGAAGCCTAATTTAATGTTAACCTTACCACATCAAATCAGTTGTATAATCGCATATGATGTAGTAAAATTCTCTACAATACCTCTATTGGAGCATGACTATGAAGTGGTTCTATCATTTGATACAAGGACAGTTTTACCCATTGGTTCTGTGATTAAAGTAAGTGAGAACAAAGTCGATGAAAAAACGGAAAAATCTTGCATTAATAAAGTTCATTTGTGTTATAATGAAATAGAATTACCTTTAAAAGTTAGAACGCGTAGACCAGGCGATCGTATTCAGTTAATGAATGATTATGGATCTAAAAAAGTAAAGGAAATTATGATTGAAAATAAGATTCCTAGGGTACTAAGAGATTCTTGGCCTATTGTAACAGATGCCAATGATCAAATCATTTGGATCCCGCTTTTAAAAAAGTCAGCGCTTTGTCATCGACAAGTAAAAGGTCATGTAATTACAATTGATTATTGCCACCGTGGAGGGAATGAAAAAGATGCATAA